One Streptomyces coeruleorubidus DNA segment encodes these proteins:
- a CDS encoding ABC transporter permease, producing the protein MRATLRWAHSDLRTHRGEALFLVLATAGIVASLLLATALFGYATNPWQRVFTQSHGAHVWLHTDTGADTGKLAGLDGVDSVAGPYPTAATTVVSRGSRAAVELRGTEQRPSVGRPPVVSGHWLDPATPDGVVLESRLARALLAEPGDTLTVPGTARELTVVGLADSAEPRYRPGEQPGLVWALPSAVPDPGGQVIGLRLTDPGDTSYVVQRAVTALGAGAIGEVSTWQQARAEAQGDNRLLGQVLGLFGLGALVAAGLAVHGAIGTRIRGHLRDLSVLKAIGFTPGQVVRVFLLQHLAYALLGALAAAALAEALGSRIPGRLGDAVGVWQGLPGHTVALFVIPVGAVLFIGATTGLAAWRAGRVPPVPVQRPAAALGGRLSGVTGRALGPRPATAPPGGRPAGGLRRVLGLRPAAPRTGQLSDLARRALGARIPPALVLGWHKAFSRRPRSLATVARLTLPLLLIVVAMSAWTTIDRFHSTPEQIGLPTALSVRADAGLNERQTRALLERDPEVAAAYPGVETAALVPGQTATIALRGLGTDQDPYPYTLAEGRPARGADEAVAGQGLLDLLDVRVGDWVRMTVGDQPQILHIVGRSIEPENAGRVISTSLDTLRANDPGLRPTLYELRLDPGADPREVADRLATAGRGHLDVHTVTNPADGLSPLRAVVAGLIAVLALIGLIELLTAIGGTVRESERDLLALKAIGLSPRQITAITVTATGCTALAAVLAATALGLPLAHWLIDAQGRSSGIGAGIARGPSASLMLLLGTAAVLCAAALAAVPAARAARRRLADTLSAVA; encoded by the coding sequence GTGCGAGCCACCCTGCGCTGGGCACACTCCGATCTGCGCACGCACCGCGGCGAGGCGCTGTTCCTCGTCCTCGCCACCGCGGGCATCGTCGCCTCCCTGCTGCTGGCCACGGCCCTGTTCGGGTACGCCACCAACCCCTGGCAGCGCGTGTTCACGCAGTCGCACGGCGCGCACGTGTGGCTGCACACCGACACCGGGGCCGACACCGGGAAGCTGGCCGGGCTGGACGGTGTCGACTCCGTCGCCGGCCCGTACCCCACCGCCGCCACCACCGTCGTCTCGCGCGGCAGCCGCGCCGCCGTCGAGCTGCGCGGCACTGAGCAACGGCCGTCCGTCGGCCGCCCGCCGGTCGTCTCCGGCCACTGGCTGGACCCCGCGACCCCCGACGGTGTGGTCCTGGAGAGCCGCCTCGCCCGCGCGCTGCTGGCCGAGCCCGGCGACACCCTCACCGTGCCCGGCACCGCCCGCGAACTGACCGTCGTGGGCCTCGCCGACAGCGCCGAGCCGCGCTACCGGCCCGGTGAGCAGCCGGGCCTGGTGTGGGCGCTGCCGTCGGCCGTGCCGGATCCCGGCGGCCAGGTGATCGGGCTGCGGCTGACCGATCCCGGCGACACGTCCTACGTCGTCCAGCGTGCCGTGACCGCCCTGGGCGCCGGGGCGATCGGGGAGGTGTCCACCTGGCAGCAGGCCCGGGCCGAGGCCCAGGGCGACAACCGGCTCCTCGGCCAGGTGCTGGGCCTGTTCGGGCTGGGCGCACTGGTCGCCGCCGGACTCGCCGTGCACGGGGCGATCGGCACCCGCATCCGCGGCCACCTGCGGGACCTCTCCGTGCTGAAGGCGATCGGCTTCACCCCTGGCCAGGTGGTCCGCGTCTTCCTGCTCCAGCACCTCGCCTACGCCCTGCTGGGTGCCCTGGCCGCCGCCGCGCTGGCCGAGGCCCTGGGCAGCCGGATCCCGGGGCGGCTCGGGGACGCGGTGGGCGTGTGGCAGGGGCTGCCCGGACACACCGTGGCGCTGTTCGTGATCCCGGTGGGCGCGGTGCTGTTCATCGGCGCGACCACCGGGCTGGCCGCCTGGCGGGCGGGACGCGTGCCGCCGGTGCCGGTGCAGCGGCCCGCGGCGGCCCTCGGCGGGCGGTTGTCCGGGGTGACGGGCCGGGCTCTCGGACCGCGGCCCGCGACGGCTCCGCCCGGTGGGCGGCCGGCCGGCGGACTGCGCCGCGTCCTCGGGCTGCGGCCCGCCGCTCCCCGGACCGGACAGCTCTCCGACCTGGCACGCCGCGCCCTCGGGGCGCGGATCCCGCCCGCCCTGGTGCTGGGCTGGCACAAGGCGTTCAGCCGCCGCCCCCGGTCCCTCGCCACCGTCGCCCGCCTCACGCTGCCGCTGCTGCTGATCGTCGTGGCGATGAGCGCGTGGACCACCATCGACCGTTTCCACAGCACGCCCGAGCAGATCGGCCTGCCGACCGCCCTCAGCGTCCGTGCCGACGCCGGCCTGAACGAGCGGCAGACCCGAGCTCTCCTGGAACGCGACCCGGAAGTGGCCGCCGCCTACCCCGGTGTGGAGACGGCCGCCCTGGTCCCGGGCCAGACGGCGACCATCGCCCTGCGCGGACTCGGCACCGACCAGGACCCCTATCCCTACACCCTCGCCGAGGGGCGCCCCGCCCGCGGCGCCGACGAGGCCGTGGCCGGGCAGGGACTGCTCGACCTGCTGGACGTGCGCGTCGGCGACTGGGTACGGATGACCGTCGGCGACCAGCCGCAGATCCTGCACATCGTGGGCCGCAGCATCGAGCCGGAGAACGCCGGCCGGGTCATCTCCACGTCCCTCGACACCCTCCGCGCGAACGACCCCGGCCTGCGCCCGACCCTCTACGAGCTGCGCCTGGACCCCGGTGCCGACCCGCGGGAGGTCGCCGACCGGCTGGCCACGGCCGGGCGCGGACACCTGGACGTGCACACCGTGACCAACCCCGCCGACGGGCTCTCTCCGCTGCGCGCGGTCGTCGCCGGGCTGATCGCCGTCCTCGCCCTCATCGGGCTCATCGAGCTGCTGACCGCGATCGGCGGCACCGTCCGCGAGAGCGAACGGGACCTGCTCGCGCTGAAGGCCATCGGCCTGTCCCCCCGGCAGATCACGGCCATCACCGTCACGGCCACCGGCTGTACGGCACTGGCGGCCGTGCTCGCCGCCACCGCCCTGGGCCTGCCGCTTGCCCACTGGCTGATCGACGCCCAGGGCAGGTCGAGCGGCATCGGCGCCGGGATCGCCCGGGGCCCGTCCGCCTCGCTGATGCTGCTGCTCGGGACGGCGGCGGTCCTCTGCGCGGCCGCACTGGCCGCCGTGCCCGCGGCCCGCGCGGCCCGCCGCCGACTCGCGGACACCCTGAGCGCGGTCGCCTGA
- the pgi gene encoding glucose-6-phosphate isomerase, translating to MNADGRTRLNQTSEWTALAKHREELGDVQLRELFAADSGRGTAYTLRVGDLYVDYSKHLVTDDTLRLLRELAAATDVFGLRDAMFRGEKINTTENRAVLHTALRAPRDAVVEVDGENVVPGVHAVLDKMADFADRVRSGAWTGHTGKRIRNVVNVGIGGSDLGPAMAYEVLRAFTDRDLTVRFVSNVDGADLHEAVRDLDPAQTLFVIASKTFTTIETVTNATSARGWLLDALGDEAAVAKHFVALSTNAEKVAEFGIDTANMFEFWDWVGGRYSYDSAIGLALMIAIGPDRFREMLEGFRIVDEHFRTAPAESNVPLLLGLLGIWYGNFHDAQSHAVLPYSHYLSKFTAYLQQLDMESNGKYVGRDGREVEWQTGPVVWGTPGTNGQHAYYQLIHQGTKLIPADFIGFARPVAELGDRLKAQHDLLMANFFAQTQALAFGKTPQEVRAEGVPEELVPHKTFKGNHPTTTILAPELTPSVLGQLVALYEHKVFVQGAVWNIDSFDQWGVELGKVLAKRVEPALTEGAEVEGLDASTKALVATYRELRGRQ from the coding sequence ATGAACGCAGACGGCCGTACCAGGCTCAACCAGACGTCCGAGTGGACGGCACTGGCCAAGCACCGTGAGGAGCTGGGCGACGTCCAGCTGCGCGAGCTGTTCGCCGCCGACTCCGGCCGCGGCACCGCGTACACCCTCCGGGTCGGCGACCTGTACGTCGACTACTCCAAGCACCTCGTCACCGACGACACCCTGCGGCTGCTGCGCGAACTGGCCGCCGCCACCGACGTGTTCGGGCTCCGGGACGCCATGTTCCGCGGCGAGAAGATCAACACCACCGAGAACCGGGCCGTGCTGCACACCGCGCTGCGGGCGCCGCGGGACGCGGTCGTCGAGGTCGACGGTGAGAACGTGGTGCCGGGCGTGCACGCGGTGCTCGACAAGATGGCCGACTTCGCCGACCGTGTCCGCTCCGGCGCGTGGACCGGCCACACCGGCAAGCGCATCAGGAACGTGGTCAACGTCGGCATCGGCGGCTCCGACCTGGGTCCCGCGATGGCGTACGAGGTGCTGCGCGCCTTCACCGACCGCGACCTGACGGTCCGCTTCGTGTCGAACGTGGACGGCGCCGACCTGCACGAGGCGGTGCGGGACCTGGACCCGGCCCAGACGCTGTTCGTCATCGCCTCCAAGACCTTCACCACCATCGAGACGGTCACCAACGCCACGTCCGCGCGCGGCTGGCTGCTGGACGCGCTCGGTGACGAGGCCGCCGTCGCCAAGCACTTCGTGGCCCTGTCGACGAACGCCGAGAAGGTCGCCGAGTTCGGCATCGACACGGCCAACATGTTCGAGTTCTGGGACTGGGTCGGCGGCCGTTACTCGTACGACTCCGCGATCGGTCTCGCCCTGATGATCGCCATCGGCCCGGACCGCTTCCGGGAGATGCTCGAAGGCTTCCGGATCGTCGACGAGCACTTCCGCACCGCGCCCGCCGAGTCCAACGTGCCGCTGCTGCTGGGGCTGTTGGGCATCTGGTACGGCAACTTCCACGACGCCCAGTCGCACGCGGTGCTGCCCTACAGCCACTACCTGTCCAAGTTCACCGCCTACCTCCAGCAGCTCGACATGGAGTCCAACGGAAAGTACGTCGGCCGGGACGGGCGTGAGGTGGAGTGGCAGACCGGGCCGGTGGTGTGGGGCACGCCGGGCACCAACGGGCAGCACGCCTACTACCAGCTCATCCACCAGGGCACGAAGCTCATTCCGGCGGACTTCATCGGCTTCGCCCGGCCGGTCGCCGAGCTGGGCGACCGGCTCAAGGCGCAGCACGACCTGCTGATGGCCAACTTCTTCGCCCAGACGCAGGCGCTCGCCTTCGGCAAGACCCCGCAGGAGGTGCGGGCCGAGGGTGTGCCGGAGGAACTGGTGCCGCACAAGACGTTCAAGGGCAACCACCCGACGACCACGATCCTGGCGCCCGAGCTGACGCCGTCGGTCCTCGGCCAGCTCGTCGCCCTCTACGAACACAAGGTGTTCGTGCAGGGCGCGGTGTGGAACATCGACTCCTTCGACCAGTGGGGCGTGGAGCTGGGCAAGGTCCTCGCCAAGCGCGTCGAGCCCGCGCTGACCGAGGGCGCCGAGGTCGAGGGCCTGGACGCCTCCACCAAGGCCCTGGTCGCCACGTACCGGGAGCTGCGCGGCAGGCAGTGA
- a CDS encoding MFS transporter, translating to MRAPAWREGFGRLWSAAVLSSFGDALRTAALPLLAVTLTDEPLLIASVTACGYLPWIVFGLLGGAVADRVDQRRAMWRVDALRGLLVAAFAVAVALGHASIGLLIALAFALTTLQTLFDNAATALLPALVDRDVLGSANARLLTGQRIAGGLLGGPVVPLLLTAGAAVPFAADAVTFLVAAALIASLPAAESDRKPGPAGSTLRREIAEGLRTLWRDRALRGLCAATALCNIGMGTQLAMLVVLVTDWLGAGPAGYAAAGAAFTLGSLAGGVANGRLVARLGRLRSVLLAGSVQTAALVVMGTVRSLAVLVGALAVFGLMGMVWNVNTTTLMQERSPAELLGRVSSAFRTLAFAGVPLGALLGGAVATAWGPNTPPLLTAAFFVLAVTALIPALKVNVVVVEPDDGATTADATR from the coding sequence ATGCGCGCGCCCGCGTGGCGCGAGGGCTTCGGACGGCTGTGGAGCGCCGCCGTGCTGTCCAGTTTCGGTGACGCGCTGCGTACGGCCGCGCTGCCCCTGCTCGCCGTCACGCTGACCGACGAGCCGCTGCTCATCGCCTCCGTCACGGCCTGCGGCTATCTGCCCTGGATCGTCTTCGGCCTGCTCGGCGGGGCCGTCGCCGACCGCGTGGACCAGCGGCGGGCCATGTGGCGGGTGGATGCCTTACGGGGGCTGCTGGTCGCCGCCTTCGCGGTGGCCGTCGCCCTCGGTCACGCCTCGATCGGCCTGCTCATCGCGCTGGCCTTCGCCCTGACCACCCTCCAGACCCTGTTCGACAACGCCGCGACGGCACTGCTGCCCGCCCTGGTCGACCGGGACGTTCTCGGCAGTGCCAACGCCCGGCTGCTGACCGGCCAGCGCATCGCGGGCGGCCTGCTCGGCGGGCCCGTCGTGCCGCTGCTGCTGACGGCCGGGGCGGCAGTGCCGTTCGCTGCCGACGCCGTGACCTTCCTGGTGGCAGCCGCACTGATCGCCTCACTGCCGGCCGCCGAGTCCGACCGGAAGCCCGGACCGGCGGGCAGCACCCTGCGCCGCGAGATCGCGGAGGGGCTGCGCACCCTGTGGCGCGACCGCGCGCTGCGCGGCCTGTGCGCCGCCACCGCCCTGTGCAACATCGGCATGGGCACCCAGCTCGCCATGCTGGTCGTCCTCGTCACCGACTGGCTCGGCGCGGGTCCCGCGGGATACGCCGCGGCGGGCGCGGCCTTCACCCTGGGCAGCCTGGCCGGGGGAGTGGCGAACGGCCGGCTGGTCGCGCGTCTCGGCCGGCTGCGGTCCGTGCTGCTCGCCGGATCGGTGCAGACCGCCGCCCTCGTCGTCATGGGCACCGTGCGCAGCCTGGCCGTACTGGTGGGCGCGCTGGCCGTCTTCGGGCTCATGGGCATGGTGTGGAACGTCAACACCACGACACTGATGCAGGAGCGCAGCCCCGCCGAACTGCTGGGCCGGGTCAGCTCGGCCTTCAGGACCCTGGCCTTCGCCGGCGTGCCCCTCGGCGCCCTGCTGGGCGGGGCCGTCGCCACCGCCTGGGGGCCGAACACCCCGCCCCTGCTCACGGCCGCCTTCTTCGTCCTCGCCGTCACCGCGCTGATACCCGCGCTCAAGGTGAACGTAGTTGTTGTCGAGCCGGACGACGGCGCCACGACAGCCGATGCCACGCGCTGA
- a CDS encoding RNA polymerase-binding protein RbpA — MASGNAIRGSRVGAGPMGEAERGESAPRLRISFWCSNGHETQPSFASDAQVPETWDCPRCGFPAGQDRDNPPDPPRTEPYKTHLAYVRERRSDADGEAILAEALAKLRGEI, encoded by the coding sequence GTGGCAAGTGGCAACGCGATCCGGGGAAGCCGGGTCGGGGCGGGGCCGATGGGCGAGGCCGAGCGCGGCGAGTCCGCGCCGCGGCTGCGCATCTCCTTCTGGTGCTCCAACGGACACGAGACCCAGCCGAGCTTCGCCAGCGACGCGCAGGTGCCCGAAACCTGGGACTGTCCCCGCTGCGGCTTTCCGGCCGGCCAGGACCGGGACAACCCGCCCGACCCGCCGCGCACCGAGCCCTACAAGACGCACCTGGCGTACGTGCGGGAGCGGCGCAGCGACGCGGACGGCGAGGCGATCCTCGCCGAGGCGCTCGCCAAACTGCGGGGCGAAATCTAG
- the secG gene encoding preprotein translocase subunit SecG, whose translation MVLGFSIALIVFSLLMMLLVLMHKGKGGGLSDMFGGGMQSSVGGSSVAERNLDRITVVVGLLWFACIIVLGILMKVNN comes from the coding sequence GTGGTTTTGGGGTTCTCGATCGCCCTGATCGTCTTCAGCCTGCTGATGATGCTGCTGGTGCTGATGCACAAGGGGAAGGGCGGCGGCCTCTCCGACATGTTCGGTGGCGGCATGCAGTCCTCCGTCGGCGGCTCCTCGGTCGCCGAACGCAACCTCGACCGGATCACCGTCGTGGTCGGTCTGCTCTGGTTCGCGTGCATTATCGTGCTCGGCATCCTGATGAAGGTGAACAACTGA
- the tpiA gene encoding triose-phosphate isomerase, which yields MSTRTPLMAGNWKMNLNHLEAIAHVQKLAFALADKDYEAVEVAVLPPFTDLRSVQTLVDGDKLKIKYGAQDISAHDSGAYTGEISGPMLAKLKCTFVAVGHSERRQYHAETDELVNAKVKAAYKHGLTPILCVGEELEVREAGNHVSHTLAQVEGGLKDLSAEQAETVVIAYEPVWAIGTGKVCGAEDAQEVCAAIRGKIAELYSQDVADKVRIQYGGSVKSGNVAEIMAQADIDGALVGGASLDADEFVKIVRFRDQ from the coding sequence ATGAGCACGCGCACGCCGCTGATGGCGGGCAACTGGAAGATGAACCTCAACCACCTCGAGGCCATCGCCCATGTCCAGAAGCTCGCCTTCGCCCTGGCCGACAAGGACTACGAGGCCGTCGAGGTCGCCGTCCTGCCGCCCTTCACCGACCTGCGCTCCGTACAGACCCTGGTCGACGGCGACAAGCTCAAGATCAAGTACGGCGCCCAGGACATCTCGGCACACGACAGCGGTGCCTACACCGGCGAGATCTCCGGCCCCATGCTGGCCAAACTGAAGTGCACGTTCGTCGCCGTCGGCCACAGCGAGCGCCGGCAGTACCACGCCGAGACCGACGAACTGGTGAACGCCAAGGTCAAGGCCGCCTACAAGCACGGCCTGACCCCCATCCTGTGCGTCGGCGAGGAGCTGGAGGTCCGTGAGGCGGGCAACCACGTCTCCCACACCCTCGCCCAGGTCGAGGGCGGTCTGAAGGACCTCTCCGCCGAGCAGGCCGAGACCGTCGTGATCGCCTACGAGCCCGTCTGGGCCATCGGCACCGGCAAGGTCTGCGGTGCCGAGGACGCCCAGGAGGTCTGCGCGGCGATCCGCGGCAAGATCGCCGAGCTGTACTCGCAGGACGTGGCCGACAAGGTCCGCATCCAGTACGGCGGTTCCGTGAAGTCCGGCAACGTCGCCGAGATCATGGCCCAGGCCGACATCGACGGCGCCCTGGTCGGCGGCGCCTCGCTGGACGCCGACGAGTTCGTCAAGATCGTGCGCTTCCGCGACCAGTGA
- a CDS encoding phosphoglycerate kinase — translation MKTIDELLSEGVAGKRVLVRADLNVPLDGTTITDDGRIRAVVPTVKALADAGARVVVASHLGRPKGAPDPAFSLGPAAARLGELLGTDVPFATDTVGESARATVAALADGQVAVVENLRFNAGETSKDDAERGAFADQLAALADLYVGDGFGAVHRKHASVYDLPARLPHAAGYLIAKEVAVLKKLTDDLQRPYVVALGGAKVSDKLAVIDQLLGKADRILIGGGMAYTFLKAKGYEVGSSLLQEDQIPAVQEYLERAEKTGVELVVPVDALSATEFPDLKTKAPAHPTTVAADAIPADQMGLDIGPETRKLYASKLADAATVFWNGPMGVFEHPDYAEGTKAVAQALVESKGFTVVGGGDSAAAVRTLGFDETAFGHISTGGGASLEYLEGKTLPGLAALED, via the coding sequence ATGAAGACGATCGACGAACTCCTCTCCGAAGGGGTAGCCGGCAAGCGGGTCCTCGTCCGCGCCGACCTGAACGTGCCGCTGGACGGCACCACCATCACCGACGACGGCCGGATCCGCGCTGTGGTGCCCACGGTCAAGGCCCTCGCCGACGCGGGCGCCCGGGTGGTCGTCGCCTCGCACCTGGGCCGCCCCAAGGGCGCCCCGGACCCGGCCTTCTCCCTCGGTCCGGCCGCCGCGCGCCTCGGTGAACTCCTCGGCACGGACGTACCGTTCGCCACCGACACGGTCGGCGAGTCCGCCCGGGCCACCGTCGCCGCCCTCGCCGACGGCCAGGTCGCGGTCGTCGAGAACCTGCGCTTCAACGCCGGTGAGACCAGCAAGGACGACGCAGAGCGCGGCGCCTTCGCCGACCAGCTCGCCGCCCTCGCGGACCTCTACGTCGGCGACGGCTTCGGTGCCGTGCACCGCAAGCACGCCTCCGTCTACGACCTCCCGGCCCGGCTGCCGCACGCCGCCGGCTACCTCATCGCCAAGGAGGTCGCCGTCCTGAAGAAGCTGACGGACGACCTCCAGCGGCCCTACGTCGTCGCCCTCGGCGGCGCCAAGGTCTCCGACAAGCTCGCCGTCATCGACCAGCTGCTCGGCAAGGCCGACCGCATCCTCATCGGCGGCGGCATGGCCTACACCTTCCTCAAGGCCAAGGGCTACGAGGTCGGCAGTTCCCTCCTCCAGGAGGACCAGATCCCGGCCGTCCAGGAGTACCTCGAGCGGGCCGAGAAGACCGGCGTCGAGCTGGTCGTGCCCGTCGACGCCCTGAGCGCGACCGAGTTCCCGGACCTGAAGACCAAGGCTCCCGCCCACCCCACGACCGTCGCCGCGGACGCCATCCCGGCCGACCAGATGGGCCTCGACATCGGGCCCGAGACCCGCAAGCTGTACGCGTCCAAGCTCGCCGACGCCGCCACCGTCTTCTGGAACGGGCCCATGGGCGTCTTCGAGCACCCCGACTACGCCGAGGGCACCAAGGCGGTCGCCCAGGCCCTCGTCGAATCCAAGGGCTTCACCGTGGTCGGCGGCGGCGACTCCGCCGCCGCCGTGCGCACCCTCGGCTTCGACGAGACGGCATTCGGCCACATCTCGACCGGTGGCGGCGCCTCCCTCGAATACCTCGAGGGCAAGACGCTCCCCGGCCTCGCCGCACTGGAGGACTGA
- the gap gene encoding type I glyceraldehyde-3-phosphate dehydrogenase gives MTIRVGINGFGRIGRNYFRALLEQGADIEIVAVNDLGDTATTAHLLKYDTILGRLKQEVSHTEDTITVGDKTIKVLAERNPADIPWGELGVDIVIESTGIFTKKADAEKHIAGGAKKVLISAPAKDEDVTIVMGVNQDSYDPANHHVISNASCTTNCVAPMAKVLDENFGIVKGLMTTVHAYTNDQRILDFPHKDLRRARAAAENIIPTTTGAAKATALVLPQLKGKLDGMAMRVPVPTGSVTDLVLELGREVTKEEVNAAFQKAAEGELKGILEYTEDPIVSSDIVNAPASCTFDSSLTMVQEGKNVKVIGWYDNEWGYSNRLVDLTVFVGNQL, from the coding sequence GTGACGATCCGCGTAGGCATCAACGGCTTCGGCCGCATCGGTCGTAACTACTTCCGCGCGCTGCTGGAGCAGGGTGCAGACATCGAGATCGTGGCTGTCAACGACCTGGGTGACACCGCGACCACCGCTCACCTGCTGAAGTACGACACCATCCTCGGCCGCCTCAAGCAGGAGGTCTCGCACACCGAGGACACCATCACCGTCGGCGACAAGACCATCAAGGTCCTCGCCGAGCGCAACCCGGCCGACATCCCCTGGGGCGAGCTGGGCGTCGACATCGTCATCGAGTCGACCGGCATCTTCACCAAGAAGGCCGACGCCGAGAAGCACATCGCCGGCGGCGCCAAGAAGGTCCTCATCTCGGCTCCGGCCAAGGACGAGGACGTCACCATCGTGATGGGCGTCAACCAGGACAGCTACGACCCGGCGAACCACCACGTCATCTCCAACGCCTCCTGCACCACCAACTGTGTGGCGCCGATGGCCAAGGTCCTCGACGAGAACTTCGGCATCGTCAAGGGCCTGATGACGACGGTGCACGCGTACACGAACGACCAGCGCATCCTGGACTTCCCGCACAAGGACCTGCGCCGCGCCCGTGCCGCCGCCGAGAACATCATCCCGACCACCACGGGTGCCGCCAAGGCCACCGCGCTGGTCCTCCCGCAGCTCAAGGGCAAGCTGGACGGCATGGCCATGCGCGTCCCGGTCCCGACCGGCTCGGTCACCGACCTGGTCCTCGAGCTCGGCCGCGAGGTCACCAAGGAAGAGGTCAACGCCGCCTTCCAGAAGGCCGCCGAGGGCGAGCTGAAGGGCATCCTCGAGTACACCGAGGACCCGATCGTCTCGTCCGACATCGTCAACGCCCCGGCGTCCTGCACCTTCGACTCCTCCCTGACCATGGTCCAGGAGGGCAAGAACGTGAAGGTCATCGGCTGGTACGACAACGAGTGGGGCTACTCCAACCGCCTCGTCGACCTGACGGTCTTCGTCGGCAACCAGCTCTGA